A segment of the Streptomyces sp. L2 genome:
GGACGCTGCCCCGAAGCTACCGATGGCTCGCCGAGGTACGGCTGCCTCGACCTCGCCGCCCCTCAACCGGCCCGCAGCGCCATCGTCATCGCCTCCACCGCGAGCAGCGGAGCCACGTTGCGGTCCAGGGCGTCCCGGCACGCGGCGATCGCCTCGATGCGGCGCAGGGTGGACTCGGGCGATCCGGAGCGGGCCAGGCGCTCCAGCGCGTCCTCCGCGTCCGCGTTGGCGATGGCGACGCGGGAGCCGAGCTGGAGGGCGAGGACGTCACGGTAGAAGGCGGTGAGGTCGCCGAGGGCCACGTCCAGGCTGTCGCGCTGCGTACGGGTTCTGCGGCGCTTCTGCATGTCCTCCAGGTCCTTCATCACTCCCGCAGTACCGCGCGGCAGCCGCCCGCCCTGGGCCGCGCCCAGCGCCGCCTTGAGTTCCTCGGACTCCTTGCCGTCCATCTCCTCGGCGAGCTGCTTGGCGTCCTCGGCGGCCGCGTCGACGAGTTCCTGCGCGGCCTTGAGGCAGGCGCCGACCTCGTCGAGGCGCAGCGGGAGCTTGAGGACGGCCGCGCGGCGCCCGCGGGCCGCGGGGTCCGTGGCCAGGCGGCGCGCCCGGTCGACGTGCCCCTGGGTGGCGCGGGCGGCCTCGGCGGCGACGTCCGGTTCGACGCCGTCGCGCCGTACGAGCATGTCGGCGACCGCGGCGACCGACGGGGTGCTGAGGTTCAGGTGGCGGCAGCGGGAGCGGATGGTCGGCAGCACGTCCTCGATCGATGGGGCGCACAGCAGCCACACCGTGCGCGGCGCGGGCTCCTCCACCGCTTTGAGGACGGCGTTGGCCGACTTCTCGTTCAGCCGCTCGGCGTCCTCGACGAGGATGATCTGCCAGCGGCCGTTCGCCGGGGCGGTGAACGACTTGCGGACCGTGTCCCGCATGTCCTTCACCAGGATCTCGGAGCCGACGGCGGCGACCGTGGTGACGTCCGCGTGGGTGCCGAGCAGCGCGGTGTGGCAGCCGTCGCAGAAGCCGCAGCCGGGGGCTCCGCCGAGGGCACGGTCGGGGCTCACGCACTGCAGGGCGGCGGCGAAGGCCCGCGCCGCCTGGTTACGGCCGGCTCCGGGCGGGCCGGTGAACAGCCAGGCGTGCGTCATCTTCGACGACTCCGGCAGCGGTTCGTCCGCCGCGGCGGCCGTGACGAGGGCGTCGGCGTCCCGCGCGGCGGCGTCGAGCACCGCGCTCACCTTCTCCTGCCCGACGAGGTCGTCCCACACGCTCACGGGTCACGCCGCCCTTCCGTCACACTCCACGTTCCGCCACCCATTGTGCGGGTGAGCACTGACAACGGGGGCGGGTGGGCGAGGTCGGGGGTCAAGGTACGAGGTGGGGCTGGGCGAGGTGAGGCTCGGTGGGGTCAGCCGGCGAGGGCGAGCGGCGGGCGGCCAGGCTTTGCGGCCCAGCCACCCCGGGCGCCACTGAGACCGAGCCCGGCCTGGCCATCAAGCCGCTCGTTCGGCCCAGCCCGCTCAGCCCCGGCGGCCCCGGCCTCGTCCTCGGCGGCCCTTGTCCTCCTCGGCTTCCCCGGCGCCCTGCTCGTCGTAGGAGTCGTACGAGCCGAGGAGTTCGTCCGCCAGGCTCGGCAGGTCGTCCAGCGGGGTCTCCTCGGCCCAGTCGGGGCGCGGCCGACGTCGGGGGGTGCCGTCCGCGTCGAGCTGGGGCATCTCGCGGGTACGGCTCTCGGAACCGTCGGGGCCGGAGGCGGCCCGCTCGTCCCGGAACAGGCCGGGCGGCACCCGGTCCGCCGGGTCACGGTCCCGCACGGGCGGCAGTACGGCCGTCTCGTCCGCCGCACCCGGGGACACCGGCGGCAGTACGGCGGTCTCGTCGGCCGCGCCGGGAGCCACCGGTGGGAGCACCGCCGTGTCGTCCGCCGCGCCCGGGGTCGCCGGTGGCTGCGGCAGCTCGGTGGTCACCTCGGAGTCGGGGTGGGAGGCGTCCGCGGGGCGGTCCTCGCGCACGGGGCGCAGCACCGTCGTCTCGTCCGTCGGCGGGGAGACGACCGGTGTCGGCACCGTCTCCTCGGCGCCCGGCGCCGGCGGGGCGGTCCGCCGCTGGTTCCGCGAGTCGGCCGGGGACACGGCCGGGGTCGGGACCGTCGCCGTCTCCGGGGGCATCCCGGGGGCCTTCGGCTGGGGTGCCGACGGCCGGCGGGCGGCCGCGTCGGCCGAGGCGGCGGCCTCGGCCGCCTGACGGCGGGCCTCCTCGGCGCGCAGCAGGGCCTCCTCGGCCTTGCGCTGCTTCTCCAGGCGCCGGGCCTCGGCCTCGGCGTGCAGCCGGGCCTCCTCCTCGGCCTGCTTGCGGCGCCGTTCCTCTTCGGCCTTGCGGCGGGCCTCCTCCTCGGCGCGGGCCTTCTCCTCGGCGAGGAGCCGCTGCTGCTCCTCCTCGGCGCGGCGGCGCGCTTCCTCGGCCCGCTGCCGGGCCTCCTCCGCCTGCCGCTCGGCCTCCCGGCGCTGCGCCTCCTCAAGTTCGCGGCGCTTGCGCTCCTCCTCCTCGGCGCGCAGCTTGGCGAGCTGCTCCTGGCGCTCGCGCTCCAGGCGCTCCTCCTCGGCCTTGCGGGCGGCCTCTTCCTCGGCCTTGCGGCGGGCCTCTTCCTCGGCCCGCTTGCGCGCCTCCTCCTGGGCCTTGATCTCGGCCTCGGAGAGCGGCAGGACGGTGTCGAGCCGGTGCCGGATCACCGTGGTGACGGCTTCGGGTTCCTGGGCGGCGTCCACGACCAGGTAGCGGCCGGGGTCGGACGCGGCGAGCGTGAGGAAACCGGCCCGCACGCGCGCGTGGAACTCGGCCGGCTCCGACTCCAGCCGGTCCGGCGCCTCGGTGAACCGCTCGCGGGCGGCCTCCGGCGCGACGTCCAGCAGGACGGTGAGGTGCGGGACGAGCCCGTCGGTCGCCCAGCGGTTGATCCGGGCGATCTCCGTCGGGGACAGGTCGCGGCCGGCGCCCTGGTAGGCGACGGAGGAGTCGATGTACCGGTCCGAGATGACGATCGCGCCGCGCTCCAGGGCGGGCCGTACGACGGTGTCGACGTGCTCGGCCCGGTCGGCGGCGTAGAGCAGGGCCTCCGCGCGGTGGGACAGGCCGGCCGAGGACACGTCCAGCAGGATCGAACGCAGCCGCTTGCCGACCGGGGTGGCGCCCGGCTCCCGGGTGAGGACGACCTCGTGGCCCTTGGCCCGGATCCACTCGGCGAGGGCTTCGGCCTGGGTGGACTTGCCGGCGCCGTCGCCCCCCTCCAGGGCGATGAAGAAACCGTTCGACGCGGGGGCCTGGACGGGGTCGTCGCCGCCGAGCAGCGCGTCCCTGAGATCGTGCCGCAGCGGGACGCCGGAGCGGTCGTCGACCTTGGCGAGGACCAGTGCGGCGACCGGCAGCAGCAGCGCGCCGACCAGCATCAGGGTGAAGGCGGCTCCGCCGTGCGCGAAGACGAATTTGCCGTTCTCCAGGCGGTGCGGGCCGATGAGGGCGGCTACCAGGGGCGCGATGAGGACGCCGAGCGCTATGAAGACGCGGACCACCGCGTGCAGGTGCTCGGTGGTGCGCGCCCTGCGGTGGTCCTCGGTCTCCTGGTCGAGCAGGGTGTGCCCGGTGTTGGCGGCCACGCCCGCGCCGATGCCGGCCAGCGCGACGATCAGCAGGACCGTGGTGACGTCGGGGACGAGGCCACCGGCCAGGAGGGCGACGCCGGTGAAGGCGATCGCCAGGGCCAGCAGCCGGCGGCGCGAGAGCGAGGGCAGCATCGAGGGCGCCGTACGGATGCCGACGGCGACGCCGCCGGTCAGCGCGAGGACGAGCAGGCCGTACAGGACCGGGCCGCCGCCCAGGTCCTTCGCGTGCAGCACGCACACGGAGACGGCGGCGGAGATGGCTCCCGCGACGGCGGCGCAGGCCGGGACGAGCAGCGGGATGGCGCCCGTACGGCCCTTGTCCACACCGGCGCCGGTGCGCGGGCGGCGCAGGCCCTCCAGCGGGGACCGCGCGCGCGGGGTGCGGACGCCGGGCAGCTCCAGGGCGGTCAGCACCGACAGGGAGGCGGCGAACAGACCGGCCGCCACGTACGACGCGAGGGCCGCCTGGTGCTGGTCGAACCAGTCGACGCCGGTCCCGAGCAGGTTGTTGAAGAGCGCGGCGACGACGAGCGTGGCGGCGGCGAGCGGGATCGCCAGGAACGTGGTGCGCAGCGCCAGGCGGCGCAGGGCGTCCATGTGGTCCGGCAGCGGCCGTACGGTCGCTCCTTCCGGGGGCGGGGCGGGCAGCAGCGCGGGGGCCGCGCTCTCCCGGCACACCGTCCACAGGCGCTCGGCGACTCCGGTGACGAAGGCGGTGACGAGCAGATACGCCAGCGCGTTCTGCGGCGTCCAGTCGATCCAGAGGGGCGCGATGATCAGCAGCACGGCGCGCAGACCGTCGGCGCCGACCATGGTCCAGCGGCGGTCGAGCGGGCCTTCCTTGTCGGTCAGCGCGCTGAGCGGGCCGAGGAGGACGGCCCCGAAGAGCAGCGTGGCGAGGACGCGGGCCGCGAAGACGGTCGCCACCGCGAACGCGACGCCGCGGTATCCACCGCCGAAGGAGCTCTCCGCGATGGCCGCCTGGAGGGCGAGGACGACCAGCACCAGGACGGCGAGGGTGTCGCCGACACCGCTCACGAGCTGGGCGCTCCACAGGCGCCGCAGCTCCGGTCGGCGCAGCAGGGAACGGACGGCACGCTCGCGTGAGTCCGCGACGAGGGCGTCGTCCGGTGCTGGAGTGGGGGCCGTTGGCTGCTCGGCTCGCGTCATGCGTTCAGCCTATCCGCAGCCACTGACACCACACCTCGGCCGTCCGGATGCGCGACCGCCCCGACACCAAAGCGATGCCGGGGCGTTCGTTTCGCGACGCGGCGGTGACGATCCGTCGGAGCCGACGACCGGCCGGCCGGGCCGTGAGAAGCGGACTCGGCTGGGGCTGACGGTCACCCGACGGAGTGTCAGTCCTCCGTGGAGGAAGCCGTCGTCTTGGCGGCGGCCGCCTTCTTGGTGATCGTCTTCGTCGCCGTCTTCTTGGCCGTCGTCTTCTTCGCGGCGGTCGTCGTCTTCTTCGCCGCCGTCTTCTTGGCGGCCGCCTTCTTCGCCGGGGCCTTCTTCGCGGCGGCCTTCTTCGCCGTCTTCTTGGCGGGCCCCTTCGCCCGTTTCTCCGCGAGCAGTTCGAAGCCGCGCTCCGGGGTGATCTCCTCCACGCTGTCGCCGGAGCGCAGGGTCGCGTTGGTCTCGCCGTCGGTGACGTACGGACCGAAGCGGCCGTCCTTGACCACGACGGGCTTCTCGCTGACAGGGTCGGTGCCCAGCTCCTTCAGCGGCGGCTTGGCGGCGGCCCGGCCCCGCTGCTTGGGCTGGGCGTAGATCGCCAGCGCCTCTTCCAGCGTGATCGAGAAGAGCTGCTCCTCGGCCTGGAGCGAGCGCGAGTCCGTGCCCTTCTTCAGGTACGGGCCGTAGCGGCCGTTCTGCGCGGTGATCTCCACGCCCTCGGCGTCGGTGCCGACGACGCGCGGCAGCGACATCAGCTTGAGCGCGTCGTCCAGGGTGACCGTGTCCAGGGACATGGACTTGAACAGCGAGGCCGTGCGCGGCTTGACGGCGTTCTTGCCGGTCTTCGGGGTGCCCTCGGGGAGCACCTCGGTGACGTAGGGGCCGTAGCGGCCGTCCTTGGCGACGATCTGGTGGCCGGTCGTCGGGTCGGTGCCCAGCTCGAAGTCGCCGCTGGGCTTGGCCAGGAGTTCCTCGGCCAGCTCGACGGACAGCTCGTCCGGGGCGAGGTCCTCGGGGATGTCCGCCCGCTGGTGGCCTTCGGCGTCCTTCTCGCCCCGCTCGATGTAGGGGCCGTAGCGGCCGACCCGCAGGACGATGTCGTTGCCGACGGGGAACGAGGACACCTCGCGCGCGTCGATCGCGCCGAGGTCGGTCACCAGTTCCTTGAGGCCGCCGAGGTGGTCCCCGTCGCCGTTGCCGGCGTCGGCGGCGGCGCCCGCCATCGTGCCCTCGCCGAAGTAGAAGCGCTTCAGCCACGGCACGGCCTTGGCCTCGCCGCGGGCGATGCGGTCGAGGTCGTCCTCCATGCGGGCGGTGAAGTCGTAGTCGACGAGCCGCCCGAAGTGCTTCTCCAGGAGGTTGACCACGGCGAAGGACAGGAAGGACGGGACGAGCGCGGTGCCCTTCTTGAAGACGTAGCCGCGGTCGAGGATCGTGCCGATGATCGACGCGTACGTCGACGGGCGGCCGATCTCGCGCTCTTCCAGCTCCTTGACCAGGGAGGCCTCGGTGTAGCGGGCCGGGGGCTTGGTGGCGTGGCCGTCGACCGTGATCTCCTCGGCGGACAGCGCGTCGCCCTCGGCGACCTGGGGCAGCCGGCGCTCGCGGTCGTCCAGCTCGGCGTTCGGGTCGTCGGCGCCCTCGACGTAGGCCTTCAGGAAGCCGTGGAAGGTGATCGTCTTGCCGGAGGCGCTGAACTCGACGTCCCGGCCGTCGGCGGCGGCACCGGCGATCTTCACCGTCACGCTGTTGCCGGTCGCGTCCTTCATCTGGGAGGCGACGGTCCGCTTCCAGATCAGCTCGTAGAGCTTGAACTGGTCGCCGGTCAGTCCGGTCTCGGCGGGCGTGCGGAAACGGTCACCCGAGGGGCGGATCGCCTCGTGCGCCTCCTGGGCGTTCTTGACCTTCCCGGCGTACGTCCGCGGCTGCGGCGGCAGGTAGTCGGCGCCGTACAGATGCGTGACCTGGGCGCGGGCCGCGGTGACGGCGGTCTCGCTCAGCGTCGTGGAGTCCGTACGCATGTACGTGATGAAGCCGTTCTCGTACAGCTTCTGCGCGACCTGCATCGTGGCCTTCGCGCCGAAGCCGAGCTTGCGGCTGGCCTCCTGCTGCAGCGTCGTCGTACGGAACGGGGCGTACGGCGAGCGGCGGTACGGCTTGGACTCGACGGACCGCACGGAGAAGCGGGTGTTCTCCAGGGCGGCGGCGAGGGCGCGGGCGTTCGCCTCGTCGAGGTGGAGGGTGTTCGCGCTCTTGAGTTGTCCCAGGGAGTCGAAGTCGCGGCCCTGGGCGACCCGCCTGCCGTCGACGGTCTGCAGGCGGGCGACCAGCGACGACGGGTCCGAGGGGTCCCCCGCGCGGCCGGTCGCGAAGGTGCCCGTCAGGTCCCAGTACTCAGCGGAACGAAAAGCGATGCGCTCGCGTTCCCGCTCCACCACGAGCCGTGTGGCGACCGACTGGACGCGCCCGGCGGACAGCCGCGGCATGACCTTCTTCCACAGCACCGGCGAGACCTCGTAGCCGTAGAGGCGGTCGAGGATGCGGCGGGTCTCCTGGGCGTCGACCAGCTTCTGGTTGAGCTCGCGCGGGTTGGCCACGGCCTCGCGGATCGCGTCCTTGGTGATCTCGTGGAAGACCATCCGCTTGACGGGGATCTTCGGCTTGAGGACCTCCTGGAGGTGCCAGGCGATCGCCTCGCCCTCCCGGTCCTCATCGGTGGCGAGGAACAGCTCGTCGGAGTCCTTCAGCAGGTCCTTGAGCTTCTTGACCTGGGCCTTCTTGTCGGCGTTGACCACGTAGATCGGCTGGAAGTCGTGCTCGACGTCCACCCCGAGGCGGCGGACCTCGCCGGTGTACTTCTCGGGGACCTCGGCGGCGCCGTTGGGAAGGTCACGGATGTGCCCGACGCTCGCTTCGACGACGTAGCCGGGGCCGAGGTAGCCCTTGATCGTCTTCGCCTTGGCAGGCGACTCGACGATGACGAGTCGGCGGCCGCCCTGTGCGGTCTCGCTGGTCGGGGACAACTTCGCTCTTCTCTCCGGTCGACGCTGGGGGCCTCCCCAGGCATGGTCCCGGGGTCGCGGCGTGCATGGTGGCTCGTGTGACGCTGCGGAGTGTGACGGTACATCCCGCCCCCGTGTCAAACGGGAAAAGCCCACAACGGCCACTCGAACGGTAACCCGACTACCGCCATTCCTGCCGCCCGGACCACCCGGCAGTCCGCGGCCCCTGTCCGGAGGGTGACGCTCCCCTTACTCTCGCGGCACTTCCGCGGAAGACGCGCCCTCCGACGTCAGAGGCGGGTCAGGCAGTATGCGCCCAGGCCGAGCGAGGCGATTCCGGCGGCGCTCGCGAGGGTGGCCGATGCGATCCGGTTCACACCGAGCGCCACGGGTTCGTGCCGCCACAGCCGCACCGTCGTCCACAGGCTCACGGCAGCCCCGAACAGGCAGAACGCCACTCCTCCGAAGATCGCCGACTCGCTCTCCATGGCGTGCGCCCCTTCCCCCGTCGTCCCGGTGTGCCCAGGGCGGGGAGGGTGGCACGCGCGGGAGACGGGCGGGCGACGGCCGGGTGAACGGGAGGGCACATCACAGTCGAACACGTGATCGACGTAAGGTCGGTGCGCCCGCCCAGCCGTGTTTTTCTGGTCTTTTTCCGGCCTTTTTCCGCTGGGAGGTGCCGGCGGCCCGTGCCTCCGGCATGTCCCGTGCGCTACGACGCCCTGCCACGGGTGCGCTACGACGCCCGCCGGAGCACGCGCTACGACGCCCCGCGCATCCGGCGTACGGCCGCGAGGCGGCTCGGGAGCGAGGCGGCTCGGGAGCGCGCGGCGCCGTCGTCAGGCCAGGGGCTCCAGAAAGCCCTGTTCCACGAGCAGCCGGATCTGCGCGGGCGTGCGGTCGCGCAGCAGCACCGGGTCCTCGCCGACGAGCTGGGCGATGGCGTCCAGGATGCGGCCCGCGCTCAGCGTGCCGTCGCAGACGCCCGCGAAGCCGGCGCCCACAGTGTCCACCTTCGTGGCCCGGCGCATCCCGCGGTGCTGGCGCAGCACCACGTGCTCCGGGTCCTCGGCGCCGGGCAGACCGACCTGCTCCTGGACGACCTCGGCGGCGAGCCTGAAGTGGCCCTCCAGGAGCGCGGCGTCGTCGTGCTCGCGCAGGTGGTCGACGCGGTCGAAGTGCGCCCGGATCGTCTCCCCGAGGGGCTGCTCGACCGGGTGCGGCCACTCCTCCACGACGACGGACGGCTCGGCGGCAGCCGTCTTGCGCAGGGTGATCCAGCCGAAGCCCACGGCCTTGACCTTGCGCGCCTCGAACTCGTCGAGCCAGGCGTCGTACCGGGCCTGGTACTCCGCCGGGTCGGCGCGGTGGTCACCGGCGTCCCGGAGCCACAGCTCGGCGTACTGCGTGACGTCCTGCACCTCGCGCTGCACGATCCAGGCATCGCAGCCGCGCGGCACCCATGACCTGATCCTGTCCTGCCAGTCCTCTCCTGCCACGTGCTGCCAGTTGGCGAGGAACTGCGCG
Coding sequences within it:
- the tmk gene encoding dTMP kinase; this translates as MTRAEQPTAPTPAPDDALVADSRERAVRSLLRRPELRRLWSAQLVSGVGDTLAVLVLVVLALQAAIAESSFGGGYRGVAFAVATVFAARVLATLLFGAVLLGPLSALTDKEGPLDRRWTMVGADGLRAVLLIIAPLWIDWTPQNALAYLLVTAFVTGVAERLWTVCRESAAPALLPAPPPEGATVRPLPDHMDALRRLALRTTFLAIPLAAATLVVAALFNNLLGTGVDWFDQHQAALASYVAAGLFAASLSVLTALELPGVRTPRARSPLEGLRRPRTGAGVDKGRTGAIPLLVPACAAVAGAISAAVSVCVLHAKDLGGGPVLYGLLVLALTGGVAVGIRTAPSMLPSLSRRRLLALAIAFTGVALLAGGLVPDVTTVLLIVALAGIGAGVAANTGHTLLDQETEDHRRARTTEHLHAVVRVFIALGVLIAPLVAALIGPHRLENGKFVFAHGGAAFTLMLVGALLLPVAALVLAKVDDRSGVPLRHDLRDALLGGDDPVQAPASNGFFIALEGGDGAGKSTQAEALAEWIRAKGHEVVLTREPGATPVGKRLRSILLDVSSAGLSHRAEALLYAADRAEHVDTVVRPALERGAIVISDRYIDSSVAYQGAGRDLSPTEIARINRWATDGLVPHLTVLLDVAPEAARERFTEAPDRLESEPAEFHARVRAGFLTLAASDPGRYLVVDAAQEPEAVTTVIRHRLDTVLPLSEAEIKAQEEARKRAEEEARRKAEEEAARKAEEERLERERQEQLAKLRAEEEERKRRELEEAQRREAERQAEEARQRAEEARRRAEEEQQRLLAEEKARAEEEARRKAEEERRRKQAEEEARLHAEAEARRLEKQRKAEEALLRAEEARRQAAEAAASADAAARRPSAPQPKAPGMPPETATVPTPAVSPADSRNQRRTAPPAPGAEETVPTPVVSPPTDETTVLRPVREDRPADASHPDSEVTTELPQPPATPGAADDTAVLPPVAPGAADETAVLPPVSPGAADETAVLPPVRDRDPADRVPPGLFRDERAASGPDGSESRTREMPQLDADGTPRRRPRPDWAEETPLDDLPSLADELLGSYDSYDEQGAGEAEEDKGRRGRGRGRRG
- the topA gene encoding type I DNA topoisomerase; the protein is MSPTSETAQGGRRLVIVESPAKAKTIKGYLGPGYVVEASVGHIRDLPNGAAEVPEKYTGEVRRLGVDVEHDFQPIYVVNADKKAQVKKLKDLLKDSDELFLATDEDREGEAIAWHLQEVLKPKIPVKRMVFHEITKDAIREAVANPRELNQKLVDAQETRRILDRLYGYEVSPVLWKKVMPRLSAGRVQSVATRLVVERERERIAFRSAEYWDLTGTFATGRAGDPSDPSSLVARLQTVDGRRVAQGRDFDSLGQLKSANTLHLDEANARALAAALENTRFSVRSVESKPYRRSPYAPFRTTTLQQEASRKLGFGAKATMQVAQKLYENGFITYMRTDSTTLSETAVTAARAQVTHLYGADYLPPQPRTYAGKVKNAQEAHEAIRPSGDRFRTPAETGLTGDQFKLYELIWKRTVASQMKDATGNSVTVKIAGAAADGRDVEFSASGKTITFHGFLKAYVEGADDPNAELDDRERRLPQVAEGDALSAEEITVDGHATKPPARYTEASLVKELEEREIGRPSTYASIIGTILDRGYVFKKGTALVPSFLSFAVVNLLEKHFGRLVDYDFTARMEDDLDRIARGEAKAVPWLKRFYFGEGTMAGAAADAGNGDGDHLGGLKELVTDLGAIDAREVSSFPVGNDIVLRVGRYGPYIERGEKDAEGHQRADIPEDLAPDELSVELAEELLAKPSGDFELGTDPTTGHQIVAKDGRYGPYVTEVLPEGTPKTGKNAVKPRTASLFKSMSLDTVTLDDALKLMSLPRVVGTDAEGVEITAQNGRYGPYLKKGTDSRSLQAEEQLFSITLEEALAIYAQPKQRGRAAAKPPLKELGTDPVSEKPVVVKDGRFGPYVTDGETNATLRSGDSVEEITPERGFELLAEKRAKGPAKKTAKKAAAKKAPAKKAAAKKTAAKKTTTAAKKTTAKKTATKTITKKAAAAKTTASSTED
- a CDS encoding DNA polymerase III subunit delta', which translates into the protein MSVWDDLVGQEKVSAVLDAAARDADALVTAAAADEPLPESSKMTHAWLFTGPPGAGRNQAARAFAAALQCVSPDRALGGAPGCGFCDGCHTALLGTHADVTTVAAVGSEILVKDMRDTVRKSFTAPANGRWQIILVEDAERLNEKSANAVLKAVEEPAPRTVWLLCAPSIEDVLPTIRSRCRHLNLSTPSVAAVADMLVRRDGVEPDVAAEAARATQGHVDRARRLATDPAARGRRAAVLKLPLRLDEVGACLKAAQELVDAAAEDAKQLAEEMDGKESEELKAALGAAQGGRLPRGTAGVMKDLEDMQKRRRTRTQRDSLDVALGDLTAFYRDVLALQLGSRVAIANADAEDALERLARSGSPESTLRRIEAIAACRDALDRNVAPLLAVEAMTMALRAG